The DNA segment GCCAGGCATAGGTCATCTTCGTGAAGGATATCAGCGGGGATCTCGCGTGCGATAATTTTTGTGAAGATCGATGGCATGAGTTTAGAAAGTTTGGCGTTTTTGGGATTCGGAGTCACCATTCTAACTTAGGCGGTAACCGAGCAGCGTTTACGCGTGTCATGGTTGCGGGAAGTTTGTTTTTTTGCTTTAGAAAGTAATGCGTCGTGGAAGAAGCGTTTAACGGGTGGATGTTGGCGGGCGGTGCCGCGGCAGTCACGATTTTGGCGACCGGCTGGGGGCATGTGAAAAGCCTGTATAGCCAGATCGCCGGACGAGTCGTTGTCAAAATCACGACCAGTGGTTTCCAGGCCGACGCAATCCTGCTGTACATGAAGCACCACTTCACCGCGTCGCGGTTTGGGCCGCGAGCCTATGTGGGATGGAAGTTGTTCGTCAGGCCGAAGTCGCGTGTGCAGTTGGTGTCGATGGAAATCGCACCGCCGACGGGGCGTCTGTATTGGCAAGGTTGGCGACCAATTTGGGTTGCCAAAAGCAAAGATGGGTTGGGCGATATGGAAGAAGGTTTGCAGGCCGCCGATTATGACTATCAAACGATTTCCATCACCTTCCCGCGGGGCACGATTGACCCCGACACACTGATCACCGACGCAACGAATTTCTTCAACGATCAAGTCCGCGACTACGAATCGACCGGCGGTCGACGTCACTCGATCCGTTTCGTGCACGGCACCGCTGGCAACACGGCGACGATCCAGATGAAGGGCAAGAGCGGCGGCGGCAGCCCGACCAGCAGCAGCGACATTCGCGCCTGTCTGAGCCATCGGCCGCTCGGTTGGTCGTTCTCGGACTTCGGCAGCGATCCGGGCGAAGATATTTCAGCGGTGGACCGATTGGCGCTGGACGATGTAACGCGAGACTTGGTTTGCGAAGCCGGTCGTTGGCGACAAACCGAACAGTGGCACCAGGAACGCGGACTGCCATGGCGACGCGGTTATCTGTTGCACGGCGAACCTGGTACCGGCAAGACTGCGCTAGCTCGCGCGATGGCGGAAGACTTGGACTTGCCGATTTTTGTCTACGATTTGGCGACGCTTAAGAACGACGAACTGCTAAAAGCATGGAACCAAATGTTGGCTGAGGTGCCGTGCATGGCATTGATGGAAGACCTTGATGCGGTTTTCGATGGTCGCAAGAACATTGCGGTTCAAAGTGGACCTGGATTGACGTTCGATTGTTTGCTGAATTGTTTGGACGGTGTCCAGCGAGCCGATGGACTGATGGTGATGATCACGACCAATCATTTAGACAAAATTGATCCTGCGATCGGGCAACCCGGTGCGATCGGATCACGCCCGGGACGAATCGACCGCGTCGTATCGATGGGGCGTCTGGACGACGAGGGACGCCGCAAATTGGCAAATCGGATCTTGCACGATTGGCCGCAGTGGATCGATGACATCTGTCACGCCGGTCAAGGCGACACGCCGGCTCAGTTCCAAGAACGATGCGGCCGGTTGGCGCTTCGGCTTCACTATGGCGAGGCTGACGCCGATGCTGTTGCAGGTGCCGCGGTAGCCTCGGGTGAACGCCGATAAACTTCGGCATAGTTCGCAAACACATCATCATGATTTCCGTAGTTGCGCACCAGTTCGCATGCGTACGCAGCGACCATGTCTTCCGCGAAATCGCGGCGTCCAAAGATGTAGTAGTCCGTTGGGATCTCGGCGCTGTCAAAGTACATCGGATGGCGACATGCTAAGATCACGTCGCGGCCCGCCGCATAGGCGGGCAATGAAAATTCAGGGCCAACTGTCAGCGTCGCATCAGCCGGCAGATCGTCCAAAATATTTCGGACGAATCGCGGGCTTGCGTACACGTCATCACCAAATTTGGTCGCGTAAGTCATTACGGCACGGCCACCGCTGCCGGGTAGCATCGCAGCCAACAAGATCGCAGCGGCAAACGTTCGCAGCGAAGTCTTGTTGGCTCGGCCGCGGATGACGGCGATATCGAACTGTCGTGCCACGTATGCGAAAGCGATCCACCCCAGCGACGCGCTGTAGCACCAAAACCCTTGGACCGGATGGTCGCCCAAACAAGCCGTCAGTAGGTACACGCTGGAAATCCCGAGCACCGTGATCGTTGTCGCGGCGCGATCACGTTTGTTCCACGCTAAGAAACTGATCGCAATGAGTCCAAACAATAGCATCGAGAACTGGATCGGATGCGCGCGGTCGATCAGCTGTGGTGTCTGGTGCGAAAATGAATCCCAAGGCATCACAAATCGGCTCAGCAATCCCGGCCCGGCCGGCCGCAAGATGTTGCCGACGAATTGCGATCGAAACAGGTCAGGCCGCATCAAAATTAACGGTGTCCAAGTCGCAAACGTTGCCGTAACGCTGATTGCGAACACTGCCACACGGCGAACAATTCCAATTAGATTCTCGGCGTTCCATGCGATCCAAATGGTCATTTGAATTCCGAACACAATCGCAAACGGATGCGACAACGCGGCAAGTCCGACGCTGATTCCTGCCGCGATGATCCACCTTGTTTGGTATTGCTGGCGGCTAATTGCACCGCAATACACCGCCAGCAAACCAAGCATTCCGCACAGCATGTCGGGCCGCGCAACCATGGCTGGGAAGAAACACAGCCGCGAACATGAATAGATGGCAGCTGCTAAGATTGCCAGTCGGCGATCTTGAAAGAATGCTTCGGCGATTCCGAACGTCAATACGATGGAAACAATAGCCGCGACCAACGAAGATAGCCGTGCCGTTCCGTAGTTGCCGGCAAAGATTTCAAAGAACGGTGCTTGCGCATAAAACGAAAGCGGCGGCTGGGCGAACAACATTTCATCGGCGCCGATAAAAACACTGTCCGGATCGGTTGCTCGTGCATAGGGGACGCGTGGGATGCCTTCGTTAGCAATCGTCAGCCCAGGAATGCCGTACCATTCTTCGTCCTGTCCGCCGGGCGAGAGCAACGCGGTTGGAAGTCGAACTAATATGAACAACAAGACAACGATCATCATTCCGATGCCGGCCCCGTCGGTACGCTTTAGCGGTTTCATTTCAGTTCTTTTGGTTTCGGCGGACTCGGTTTGAACGATTTCGAATGCCCATTATGCGAACGAGAACTCATACCGCTACGGCACCAAGTTCGGGACGCCCAAACCGGCGAAGCATTTGACATTGCTGGATGCCCTGTTTGTGGCCTGGGCGTCACCGCCGGGATGCCCAACGATTTGGACCAATACTATGGCAAGGAATACGTTGGCCGGCGTCACGGGTTCACCGCTTCGATGTGCGATCGCCGTCGAATCCGAATCATCCGCGGACTTGTCCAAACGTCTGCGCCGGCGAAATTGCTGGACGTTGGTTGTGGTGACGGAACGTTTTTAGGTACAGCGATCCAGGCAGGATACGCTGGGATCGGTGTGGAACGGTTCTCGAGTATCGCTGCGGATGCCGGATTGCCGGTGAAAGCGTCGCTCGACGAGACAGCGTCCGAGTCGCCTTTCGACATCGTTACGATGTGGCATGTGCTAGAACATCTGCCCAATCCCGGTGAAGTGACCGAGCAGCTTCGTGGCCAGATCGCGGACAATGGAGTCTTGGTGATCGCGGTTCCCGATTTCGGAAGTCTGCCATCGAGACTTGTTGGACGTTTTTGGTTGCATTTGGATGTGCCCCGTCATGCGTATCATTTCACAACTGAATCATTAACAAAGTTGTTGTCGGATCGTGGTTTTGACGTTGAGTTTTTTCGCGGTTCAGAGTTCGAATACGATTTGCTGGGTTGGTCATCGAGTGCCATCGATGCGTTGGGCGGTGAACCGAATCTGTTGTTCAAATTGTTGACGGGTCGGTCGACAAAAACTGGTCGACTCGGCCGGATCGCTGCACTAGCGTTAGGTGCTGTTTTGTCGGTGCTGGGTGCGGTGCCCGTGTTGATTGCCGGCTGGCTTGGCCGTGGCGGAACGTTGATTGCAATTGCTCGGCCCAAGTCAGCTAACATCAGGGTTATGTCCGAAAAATTGGAAGGTCGAATTGTTTAACGAAAAGAAAGTCGTTGTCGTGATGCCGGCCTATAACGCGGCAAAGACCATTGAGAGAACTTATGACGAAATTGACAAGCGTCTGGTCGATGAAGTCGTCTTGGTTGACGACGCAAGCAGCGACGACACTGCCAGCGTCGCGGCGGCGCTAGGAATGCATGTGCTTCGGCATCCTGAAAACCGTGGCTATGGCGGCAATCAAAAGACCTGTTACAAAGCAGCAATTGAATTGGGGGCGGACATCGTCGTGATGGTTCACCCTGACTATCAATACACACCTAAACTGCTGCCGGCGATGGTGTCGCTGATTGGCAGCGGGCTGTATGACTGTGTGATTGGCAGTCGTATTCTTGGCGGCGAAGCGCGAGAAAGTGGGATGCCGATTTGGAAGTACATCGCCAATCGATTTCTGACGCTCGTTCAAAACGTATTGATGGGTTCCAAGTTGACGGAATTTCACACGGGCTATCGCGCGTTTTCCCGAGACCTGTTGTTGACGTTACCGCTTGAGGAGAACTCGGACGATTTCGTTTTCGATAACCAAATGTTGTCGCAAGCCATCTACTTTCGATTTCGCATGGGCGAGGTCTCTTGCCCGACAAAGTACTTTGCCGAAGCGTCGTCGATCAATTTTAAGCGTTCGTGTGTCTACGGCTTGGGATGTTTGTTGACCGCAGCGACGTTCCGCTTGAACCGGTTAGGGATTTTGCAATCGAGCATTTTTGCAAAAGAAGGACGCCGGCTAGTGACGGAGTCGAAAGCGGACTAACGGATCGGCTGCGATCGGTTAGCCAAGTCTGAAGCCAACGCGGTTGTTACTCACCGGACGTAGGCATGCCGAGTTGCCGCATCTTTCGGTAAAGATTCGAACGATGCAGTCCAAGTCGGCTGGCTGCGTCGGTCATGTTGCCGCCGCTGGATTGGATCGCCCGTTCGATGTGTTCGACTTGGAACAATTTTGTTGACTCGCTCAATTCGATCGGCATGTCGATCCGACAAATGCCGCCATCGCGGTTGATGTTTGCTCCGGTCAGACTCAAATCGTCTGACTTGATGATGTCGTCGCTGGTCAAATAGCAGATGCGTTCGATCGTGTTACGAAGTTCGCGAATGTTGCCTGGCCAAGGGTGATTTCGCATCGCACTTTTCGCGGCTTCGCTCCACGTCGGAACCTGCCGACCAATTTGGTAGCAAAATTGTTTCAAAAAGTGATTGGCCAGCAGCATTACGTCGTCGCCACGCTGGGACAACGGGGGCAACGTCAATGAGACCACGTTCAAGCGGAAGTACAGGTCCTCGCGAAACCGGCGTTCGCGGATCAGTTCTTCGAGCGGTTGGTTCGTCGCCGCGATCACTCGCACGTCGACAGGAATCGGTTGTGATCCGCCGACTCGCACGACTACTTTTTCTTCCAGCACTCGTAGCAATTTTGCTTGACCGCCCGGACTCATGTCGCCGACTTCGTCAAGAAAGAGTGTTCCGCCACTTGCCAATTCAAACTTGCCCACGCGAGTCTGGTTGGCATCGGTGAACGCACCCTTTTCGTGTCCAAACAGCTCGCTCTCG comes from the Rubripirellula reticaptiva genome and includes:
- a CDS encoding AAA family ATPase; this encodes MEEAFNGWMLAGGAAAVTILATGWGHVKSLYSQIAGRVVVKITTSGFQADAILLYMKHHFTASRFGPRAYVGWKLFVRPKSRVQLVSMEIAPPTGRLYWQGWRPIWVAKSKDGLGDMEEGLQAADYDYQTISITFPRGTIDPDTLITDATNFFNDQVRDYESTGGRRHSIRFVHGTAGNTATIQMKGKSGGGSPTSSSDIRACLSHRPLGWSFSDFGSDPGEDISAVDRLALDDVTRDLVCEAGRWRQTEQWHQERGLPWRRGYLLHGEPGTGKTALARAMAEDLDLPIFVYDLATLKNDELLKAWNQMLAEVPCMALMEDLDAVFDGRKNIAVQSGPGLTFDCLLNCLDGVQRADGLMVMITTNHLDKIDPAIGQPGAIGSRPGRIDRVVSMGRLDDEGRRKLANRILHDWPQWIDDICHAGQGDTPAQFQERCGRLALRLHYGEADADAVAGAAVASGERR
- a CDS encoding ArnT family glycosyltransferase: MKPLKRTDGAGIGMMIVVLLFILVRLPTALLSPGGQDEEWYGIPGLTIANEGIPRVPYARATDPDSVFIGADEMLFAQPPLSFYAQAPFFEIFAGNYGTARLSSLVAAIVSIVLTFGIAEAFFQDRRLAILAAAIYSCSRLCFFPAMVARPDMLCGMLGLLAVYCGAISRQQYQTRWIIAAGISVGLAALSHPFAIVFGIQMTIWIAWNAENLIGIVRRVAVFAISVTATFATWTPLILMRPDLFRSQFVGNILRPAGPGLLSRFVMPWDSFSHQTPQLIDRAHPIQFSMLLFGLIAISFLAWNKRDRAATTITVLGISSVYLLTACLGDHPVQGFWCYSASLGWIAFAYVARQFDIAVIRGRANKTSLRTFAAAILLAAMLPGSGGRAVMTYATKFGDDVYASPRFVRNILDDLPADATLTVGPEFSLPAYAAGRDVILACRHPMYFDSAEIPTDYYIFGRRDFAEDMVAAYACELVRNYGNHDDVFANYAEVYRRSPEATAAPATASASASP
- a CDS encoding class I SAM-dependent methyltransferase — translated: MNDFECPLCERELIPLRHQVRDAQTGEAFDIAGCPVCGLGVTAGMPNDLDQYYGKEYVGRRHGFTASMCDRRRIRIIRGLVQTSAPAKLLDVGCGDGTFLGTAIQAGYAGIGVERFSSIAADAGLPVKASLDETASESPFDIVTMWHVLEHLPNPGEVTEQLRGQIADNGVLVIAVPDFGSLPSRLVGRFWLHLDVPRHAYHFTTESLTKLLSDRGFDVEFFRGSEFEYDLLGWSSSAIDALGGEPNLLFKLLTGRSTKTGRLGRIAALALGAVLSVLGAVPVLIAGWLGRGGTLIAIARPKSANIRVMSEKLEGRIV
- a CDS encoding glycosyltransferase family 2 protein codes for the protein MFNEKKVVVVMPAYNAAKTIERTYDEIDKRLVDEVVLVDDASSDDTASVAAALGMHVLRHPENRGYGGNQKTCYKAAIELGADIVVMVHPDYQYTPKLLPAMVSLIGSGLYDCVIGSRILGGEARESGMPIWKYIANRFLTLVQNVLMGSKLTEFHTGYRAFSRDLLLTLPLEENSDDFVFDNQMLSQAIYFRFRMGEVSCPTKYFAEASSINFKRSCVYGLGCLLTAATFRLNRLGILQSSIFAKEGRRLVTESKAD